actaaacacctccctctgcaactggatcctggacttcctgacgggccgcccgcaggtggtgaggttaggtagtaacacatctgccacgctgatcctcaacactggagctccccaggggtgcatgctcagtgtgcgtgctcagtcccctccggtactccttgttcacccacgactgcatggccaggcatgactccaacaccatcattaacgacgagacagcctatagggaggacgtCAGAGACttggctgggtggtgccagaataacaacctatccctcaacgtaaccaagactaaggagattattgtggactacaggaaaaggaggagtgAGCAtgcacccattctcatcgatggggctgtagtggagcaggttgagagcttcaagttccttggtgtccacttcaacaacaaactagaatggtccaaacacaccaagacagttgtgaagagggcacgacaaagcctattccccctcaggaaacaaaATTTTTCtgggcatgggtcctgagatcctcaaaaggttctacagctgaaaCATTGAGAGCctcctgactagttgcatcactgcctggtacggcaattgctcagcctctgaccgcaaggcactacagagggtagtgtgtacggcccagttcatcactggggctaagctgcatttccatccaggacctctacaacaggctgtgtcagaggaaggccctaaaactgtcaaagaccccagccaccccagtcatagactgttctctctaccggagtgccaagtctaggacaaaaaggcttctcaacagtttttacccccaagccataagactcaaatggctacccggactattcgCATTGCGTCCCCCCCCAAcacctctttttacgctgctgcttctctctgtttatcatatatgcatagtcactttaactatacattcatgtacatactacctcaattgggccgaccaaccagtgctcccgcacattggctaaccgggctatctgcattgtgtcccacccaccacccgccaacccctcttttacgctactgctacactctgttcatcatatatgcatagtcactttaaccatatctacatataCATTCTACCTcgatcagcctgactaaccggtgtctgtatgtagcctcgctactgtatatagcctgtctactgtatatagcctgtctactgtttatagcctgtctttttactgttgttttatgtctttacctacctattgttcacctaattcCTTTTTTGCACTTtaggttagagcctgtaagtaagcatttcactgtaaggtctactactactactgtaaggttgtattcagcgcacgtgacaaataaacttttactTGATTTGACATGGTAATGTTCACTGAAATGATAAGGATACATCTTGTTCACCAATAGGTATACAATATTGTCAACCACAATGATCTTAGCTATTTTACAAAAGACTGGCATTTCATGCTCCATCTTACTGCAAACAGTCCCTCTCTGTACTCGGTGCCATTCATCTTAACCCAGCTGGTAGAGTAAATGGCTTTCTGCATAATGACCTGAAGTGACACTGCCAACTCATCACCACCAGTAAAATCACTCAGGGAAATGCTTTCATCGGTCCATACTCAGTATGTCACAATGGTGATGTCTCCCAGTGATGGCCTGTAGCAAATTGGTGTTTTTTGGCAAGGGACTTAGTAATGTTCTGGAAGTTTTTGAGGGTGTTCTTAATGAGTTTGTGCTTAGCCTCAAACATCATGctccacatactgtatgtaataaagGTCAGATTTGTCTTAAGCATGCTGGGTAATGTATCATAAAGTGGTGTTTGGGTATCACGTTTTCATGTGGGTACAACTGTTTGAAAAGTGTGTGACGTTCAATGATCAAATGCTTCAGATACACAGTCATGCCCTGGATAAGAAAAGAGGAAAAAACAAGGTTGATTATTTGCAGTAAGAGGAGCAGCAAATTCCAGTTTTCATTTCCTGGTGGAACAACATCACCCAAAATCAAGGGAACATTTCTCACAAGACAGAGTTTGAATTAAATTAAGTGCTGTGCTATTCCACTGTTCTCTAGGTTGACTTTAGTTGGATGGTTTTTGCGCTCCAAGTACCCATAGTCAAATGAGTAGATTCTAGAGAGAAGCGCACGTTTCGAAAATACATTTTCAGAGACATATTCAAACAACAATTTTAACTCAAACTGAGCCACCCTTCAAGAATGTTATGCATTATGTACTCAGAAAAATTACTACAAACATGGAAGTGCTGCAAACTATTGAGTTTAGAATTTGTCTTTACACCACACACAGGTGGGAACTGTAGGTCTGATTGCAACGGATTCAAATGCATTTCAAATTGATCTTTACCACGCAAGACAATCTTAGGGTCCTTACTGTAAACCGTCTGAGCATTAGACTTTTCTATCAAACTGAACCAGCAAAAGTAATGACCACTGAAGgactctgtcacgccctgaccttagttccttgtttatgtctctattttggtttggtcgggagtgagttgggttgggcattctgttgtttttctatgttttcttttctatgtgtttggcctgatatggttcccaatcagaggcagctgtctatcgttgtcactgattgagaaccatacttaggtagccttttcccacctggtgtttgtgggtagttgtttcctgttgtgtgttttcacctttcaggaatgtttcgattttcatttcttacattcactttgttattttgtattttcgtgttcGGTGTTAATAAattatcatggacacttaccacgctgcgttttagtccgatccttcctactccttcATCCGATGAAGACGAAgatcgttacagaactacccaccaccattGGACCAAGCAGCGTCATAAGGAGGAGTAGAGGGTTcgggactcctggacttgggaggagatattagacggtaagggaccctggagtcaggctggggaatatcgccaccCAAAAGctgaactggaggcggcgaaagcagagaggcaTTGATATGAGGTAAGGCAGCACAGCAGgcatgagaggcagccccaaaacattttttgggggggcacacggggagattggcagagtcaggcgatagacctgagacaactccctgtgcttaccggaagcagcgtagtactggtcaggcaccgtgttatgcggtgaagcgcacggtgtcgctaGTGCGTGCTCATAGCCCGGAGCGCTATAGGCCAGTCCtccgcaagtgccatgcgagagtagGCATCCAGCCCAGCGTGTTTGGTCTCCGGTgcgccgtttcggcccagggtatcctgcgccggttCTGCGTACCGTTTCTCCGGGGAGCTGGGAGGGTGCTGTTCGTCCTATGCCTGCACTCCGCCCGTGCCGGGCGAAAGTGGGCATTGAGCCTAATGGAGAGGTGCGAGTTGTAAGCACCAGATCACCagccagtgctcccccacaggcCGGAtcgacctgtgcctgcactctggaggggccgggctaaagtgggcattcagcctggaggagtggtgccaaggctatgcaccagagctccagtgctcctccACAGCCCAGTTTATCTGGTGCCTCCtctacgcaccaggcctcctgtaggtctccccagcctggtgggccctgtggcagccccacgcaccaggctttcTCTGCGCCTTCTCCTTCCAGAGTCTCggcaccggacaggcgggcggctctggcagctccagactgacgggcggctctggcagctccggactgacgggcggctctggcggctcgggactgacgggcggctctggcggctccggacaggagggagactctggagggTGCACGGACTCTGGAGGGAGACTCCGGACTGatgggcagctctggcagctctggacaggagggagactctggagggTGCACGGAGCTGGCGAGAAGTGCACAATATCTGTCTTATTTCCATGTTTCTGGTTTGTAATGCTCCTTTGAACAAATGTACTATCAGCCATCATTTCATGTTTGTGTCGATTTGAATAATTAATGCTATATGTTCCACGAAAATGAACCATCCTCAATATCTCAAGGTTGAGCAAACACAATATTTTGCCTTGCAATATTAATCGGACTAAAAGAGATCATGTCTATATTAACCATACTTTTTTCATCTCACTTGAATGGAAATGTAGTAGGAGATGTTTTCATTGGTTTAATGACtattcatgcttagccctaccaatcaggtgtgCTCCAGCTGTCCTTGTCATTTGAGCTGCTCATGtcctgaaagaataaacatctttATTCTCTTCACAAACAGCAAACTAATCATACTAAACTAACCATGGCTTGACATAAGGTAATTGACCCCCAGAATCATAAATATACATATGTTTAACCACTGACCTAAAAGAAGCAGACATCAATTGATTAAGGCATGATTCTAATGTCACATGTAATGTTCAAACAGTCAGTCACCTGTTGATATTTTGCTAACATTATAAAAGCAATATGAACTAGAGGAGACAAATGGCCCGTGCTTAAACTTGACTTTATTGCAGGTCATCAGTTCAGTGTAATAAGGGGTCCATTACTTCAGTCCTTCTTTAGTTTTCACTTCTTGTTACCTGGTAAATAACCAACAACAATAAGGTGAGAAAACCGTCCATGTCAGCCAGCCCAATCTTTTTAAAGAAACACCATTTATTTCAATCTCTAGTTCAGTAAAATAAGTAGTTTAGTTCTGGTTagaaaataatccagaaaatggTGGTGAACAGTGCCACACTCAGGCAGTAAACGGAATGTTATATTCTCAGACAGACCCATATTTTCTAAGAAAACACAGTTGAATTATATCTCTATTTGAGCAGAGTAAACAGTAGAATAAGTAGCGTGCGTAAAATCACTGAGGAAGCCATACCAAGTCAGTAAACAAGCCATATTACAACAATTTTTCGAatattgtgttgtttgctctataacccaaTCGTTCATACGCCAACGTCAAATACAATAAGGCTGTGACAACAACAAAGATACATATGTttagtcagtatgccaattgcacgctccctcaatacttgagacatctgtggcattgtattgtgtgacaaagctGCACATGTTAGggtggccttttgttgtccccagcacaaggtgcacctgtgtaatgatcatgctgtctaatcagcttcttaatatgccacaccggtcaggtggatagattatcttgacaaaggataaaatgctcagtaacaggaatgtaaacacatttgttccCCAAATTTgagtgaaataagctttttgtgcgtatggataattttggggatcttttacttcagctcatgaaacatgcgaACAACACTTtagatgttgcgtttatatttttgttcggtgtatctacgtgctctcctcctcttaccaTTTCACCTCACTTGTGAAATTCAGTGaaaaacacatcagctgtctgtgaccaggtgaaaaaacctttccaagccaaaccttcatatcctGACCCCTAAGCACttcacacagcctacatcattgtcacgtCATGGTGAACATACtagaactaatgcgttagtaaCCCTCTACAATTATGCCATACAGTGTACAGTCCGAAAACAGGttagcagttacactggcagacaccggtggcaataaatgaatacaatcaaaagcttaccttgacttggaagagttccggtGTTGGATAGCcagagccagctagctaacatagcatccctctctgtttaagCCGGGTGCTTGAGTAGGATAAACTAGGTAGCTATATTTGCTTGCTAAGTGAAAGTTTAAAAAGAAATACAaccaaatatagctagctctctgtctctctctctctctttctctctctcttatctccttaattttggaagaaatacatttgttgaaaactgttaaactattgtctttctctctctttgagtccaCTTCTTaccacattgtatgcactgcagtgctatctagctgtagcttatgctttcagtgctAAATTCCTTCTCTGATCCtgtgattgggtggacaacatgccaTTTCacgctgcaagagctctgataggttgaagAACGTCCCCCGGAAGTTGTCATTATTACTGTATACGTCTATGGAAGGGGGAGAGatccatgagcctcctaggttttgtattgaagtcaatgtatccAGAAGAGGACAAAATCTAGCTTTCCTCTGGCTACactatggtgctaccctacagagtgctgctgaggctactgtagacctttgcaAAACAGTGAGTTTTAATCATTTATTTGGTGACTTGAAAACATTTAGtacagttttatctaaaaatgtttcactgtttttatttttctgaaattcactgtGGAGTAtggtcctccacttcctcctctgaggagcctccactgctccaTGGTACTGATATTCCAAGTAAAACTACAAATGTGGACTCACTCTACTTTTAGACGAACTgaatgccaatgccatcctcgtatctttcatgttggcaaaacGGTCTATGGCTCTGTAATACAGTACACTTACAAATGTTGTTGTCATAGACTACCTAGCTAAAATTCTTGCTTGGCATtcatgaatacatgccactgaAAATAAGTCGTTTTGTTGTGATCACAAGAATAAAATCCAAACAATTCGGGTAAAGAACGCCAGTCAGGCAGAAAAGTGAAAACAATTAGTTTCCCTGGCAGATATATCTGCTACTTAGAAATACTATAGCATTACATTAATAGATGTCCTTACCTTTAACAAATACATCTCAGTGTGAAAAGGCGTCCCATTTCTTAGTTTTGTCAACGAACTCAATATATTCCAAACACTGGTTGTAACCAGATGACCCAAATAATTTAGGTAGCCTAGTAAACCATGCCCTCCTTTGGTATGTTCTATTGCGAACTATCTGGGACTCGTTTCCCTGTTCACGATATTGTACTTATTAAATGAAAGACCAAATTAACTGCAATATACTGGATTCAAATATAATAGCATAACCAGTCTACACAAAACCACAGCAGGCCCGTAGTAAAATTAGATGTTTTTTTGTATTAAAACGTTTCCCAGTGCAACATGCATAGCTCCGCCCACTGTGGCGTGGTTTACggagtgttttttattttaaattagcGCTCGAATCACCGTGCTTCAACCGACGGAGTTATCCCCGACTCTCTCCGACCATTTCAATTGTTTTTTCGTAACCTTTTTTGCTTTAGACCTGCGAGACCAAGTAGGTGTAATTCAGACCATCACTAGCTAGGTTTCAATCCAATTGGAGACATATTTTCATGCTAATATTCTAAAATCCTTCAAATTGACTCGTCGCAGATAAAAAGGCTGTGCACGTAGTGCAAATAAAAATTACATTTTGCGGTTAAACtcacatgtaccgaataaaatatataaattaaaTGGGTTGCCAtctcattttcaactctactggaGGTTTTCTCACAAAAAATGTTGCCATATGTAATCTGAAATTGGCTCGTGCGCTCTATCTGTACACTGTTGGCTAGAGCGAACGTATAGCCTACAACATCATGAGATCattattattatggacaaaagacggttaatttatttttatttgtaaaacggcagccaagcatcgattatCATGTTTCCAGAATAATAcactcgatatttattggaaaggagcatcaagctcatcaccttgcactttcaccacgcTTTGAAGTTCATCATAAATGATTTCTTCTGTAGCCTGAtcaactgcatgctttcccgacgAGTGGGAGTGTGAGGACTACACAACTAGAGTGACCACATTTAAAATACACAAATGCGAGACAACAGCATGGTTTTGCGGGACAATGTAGTCTACATCAATAAAAAGGTTTGAATAAAAACGGTCTGGAGAGCAATAATATGGTAAATGACGTCATTTTTTCCCAAGTTTGTACCGTTATTGAATATCACTATAGAATATGCATACAATTGCAGACACATTTTTAATACCCTCAAATACCCTCAAATACCTCATTTCAAAATAGGGCATGGCATCATAACTGTCGATCGTGGATGATAATTCTTCACGTTTTGCCAGTGAAGTGTTCAAACCGTGTCTGCATTCCAATCATTTGATCTCAATAAGATTCATGGAAATTTGCATTGAGATCTTCTTGAGTTACTGTTTCATGAAACATTTGAGCAGATGGTGTTAATATATATAGCCTTCTTGTATTTTGTTTCATTCAACGCACATTCCGCCGTGTGAGGCGCGCTGTTGAGTTCTGGCCGCATTATGCTTTTTTCGGACCATTCAGCTAACCCTCCTAAAATCTCATGACAAATTAGGTGGTGTTTTGGTGTAATTGTATCGTTACACTGTGCTGTTGTATTCTTTTCTATTATTTAGAATTACTCATTCACGAATCATCATGTGATCTCCCAAGACATGGATTCAGCTGTTATCTAACTTTACTAGTGAGAAGTGACTGAGCGACGCTCGGGTGTGCTCTGACAGCAGTAGACCCCTGCAATCCGCTGTGCTGAACGAGCACACAGTTCGATGATGCAGAAACGATTGGCTTACGTTTCGTTTTGCGCTGCGCAGAATAtaagattggagaagtgtttaacatcCCCATGGCTTAGGCTACCACATTTTTATAATAGCCTATATATATTTTCATAATCTCAAAGTGACTCCAAGACAGGttggaatgtctgactgaaataCGTTATACATCTATGTTTTTTTCgatgtttttttttctattgtttGAATGTGTTGACAACATGCGGGACACGATTGTTTGGTTGCTGGACACTGGACCAAGGGACAAAATGCGGGACTGTCCCGAGCAATCCGGGATATGTGGTCACCCTTCACACATGTCATCGCGTGACTCAAGTTActtatatgatggttattatatcaatatttgttcACAAGGTCATTTCCACCGACATTTCTGGCTTAGTTAATTTTACAGACAGAAACATACTTCCTTGTCTAGcttattttgttttgtcgacatttgtaAAGTTTACCGAAAACGTTTCTGTTTCCATCAGGACTGTCATAAACATTTTTATTAGACATGTAACTTACTTTCCTCGCATAAACAGGTTGGATGGAAATCTGGTTACTGATCAATTCATTAAGTTAGGGAGATGGGTATGGTGCATGGTTGGAATGTTTCAGTTTTCCCCCAATTGTGTCATACAGTAAACTTTCGGTGGCTGTTATAAAGATGGACATCCCATGGAAATTCAGTAGtgccctgacacacacagagaacccaAGTAGGAAATATACTGAAACAACTCTTCTCGGAAGATAACTTGTCAACAGGAACCTAGCTGGTTTTGAACTGCGGCCTCGTAGTTACAATAATACATATCGTTCTGATAAGAACTGTACTTCTCATTGTCAGATGATCCCAAAAGAGGAACCAAGGAACCAAATGCATCTCAATATGCAAATAAGTGTTCTCAGATGCATATACGATAATATCTAGCCTGgataccagtctgtttgtgctaataTGGCACTCTTGTACTTCGtgtcatgtgacaaatataaGGGGTGGAATGTTAGCACAAAACAGTTCTGGATTAAtgaaatggccaccagactatttacattgacccccctccatttgttatgtacactgctgctactcgttgtttactatatatgcagtcactttactaCATGTACAAATTGCCGCACACTAActcggtaccggtatcccctgtatatatcctcgttattgttatttattgtgttaatttgtattatttttttctttagtttatttggtaaaatTTTTCTTAActgttcttgaactgcactgctggttaagggcttgtaagtaagcatttcacggtaaggtctaggcttggtgtattcggcgcatgtgacaaagtttgatttgatttcagacTAACGGAGACCATGCTGTTCCAGATAATAACAGAACATTGCCCACATCTGTTCATGCAAAAAGTATGTAGAGTAGATCATCTATTTATATAACTTGGGACATACTGTTGAAACCCCCATAGTTTCTTTCTAGAGTGGTAAAAGTGACGTGAGAGTCATACGCATGTGGGGGAAGTTGTGGGGTGTTTTTTCTCACGGTTGCGGGGAACTGCAACAGGTGTTAAATACTAGAGGGTTTAATTAAATATCACTTTGACAGAAGCCAAGAAGTCAGGCTTTTGATCTCTCAAACATTATGGATATTCTGGGTTCACTACTAATAATTTTGCTGGGTACCATCACAGGTACAGAATTCTACTCTATGATTTTTAAAATAATATGAATTATATTATGTGTAggtataaagtacagtatatCCCATTATTGGTataccaaataaataaataaataaactttcAAAATGTGATCCTGCTGTTCCTTTGTCTTTAGGGACCAGGGCAGATGTCCATCCAATAGACAAATATGGGTTGAAGGGCGGTGCGGTGTGTTTGACAGTTAGAGAAAACCCTCTTCAAGAGATGGCGATGAAATGGATGACTGATAGCAATGTAATAGCTGTGAAGGAAAAAGTTTCTCCTCGATACAAGGAGAGGGTCGATTATAACTCCACAGACCACTCTCTTTGTCTCAGGAAACTGGAACAAACAGATACTGGAATCTACATTGCATATAATGTTGAGATATGGAAGGAGACACAAATGGTCAAATACAATTTGATGGTCCAAGGTAAGTTTTGTCAAGGCTTTTTTACATTCCACTCATTAGCTACGTTTCCATAAATTTGTCCTTTAATTTTGGTTGTCAACATTTAGAAAGTTCGCATATAAAATAGACAATTGCCTgctaccagtggtgtaaagtacttaagtaaaactacTTTAAAGTACAAGTTAAtatttactatttacatttttgataatttttacttcactaaattcctgaagaaaataatttactttttactccatatatttttcctgacacccaaaagcattcgttacattttgaatgcttagcatgaCAAGAAAATTGTcgcgcacttatcaagagaacatccctggtcatctactgcctctgatctggcggactcactaaacacacaggcttcgtttgtaaattatgcctGAGTGTTGGCGTGTGTCTCTGGctaaaatggtgctgtctggtttgcttaatataaggaatttgttataattaatacttttactttgtacttaagaatattttagcaattagattgacttttgatacttatttaaaaccaaatacttttagacttttactcaagtaggattttactgcgTGACTTTTacatgagtcattttctatgaaggtatttttacttttactcaagtaagacgattgggtacttttcccaccactgcctgCTACCGTGCATTTTCATTGAACTGTCGATGACATCACACCTGAACAAATATAAATTCTACGCAAAAACCTAGTGTAGAATAAGAATGAAGTGGCTGCAGTGTTTCCAATATCCATTTAGACAAATTGCGCATGAATACATTGGCGACAGCCTGTATTCCCTACCACCTATCTggttcatgtctcaggtagcctgcaAAAGCCAGCATGGATAGGATGCAAGAATTTACTCatatttgccatattctaataATTATCATGTGCCAACGTATCTCCACGGTCCGCGCCATGGGGAAACTtacactcctgtagatctgaaataatGTAGTGGTTAAACTTGCATCCAGCCAACCAGGAAACCAAGGTTAAGAAATTCAGGCATTCTTCAAAAGTCAAGACAATCCTTTTCCTGCAAAGAAACATTATTTTATAGTTTAAAAGCAAGCAGTAGACATTTAGAATTAAATGTTATGTGATGACTATTACATAacaggctgaatcacaaccggcGGTGATTGGCCTAGCGTCtttcgggtttggccggtgtaggccgtcattgtaaataataatttgttcttaaactgacttgcctagttaaataaagattacataAACACATACTAATGACATCACTTGCCCGCTTGCCTTCAAAATTATTCGGCCATGATGATTTATATGAAAACACCGTTTCTGTCATCATTTgttgcaaaaaataaaaaatacatatccATCCCTTTCGAAAGGATACAATTTCTGTCGATCTTTAGAATGTTTATCTCGTAGCTGCCTTTCCATTACACATGTGGCAATGTTTTTCTTTTGCTTTTGTCGAATAAACCTGAATCAATGCAAACGTGCCTACTGTCACCTGCTTGGTTTGATGAATGATCTTTTAGGACATCTTGACATTTTTGTAAACCCCTGATATTATCACTTATTTTAGAAGCTGTTTCCAAACCAGTCATGGAGGTGGTGTCGCTCTCCTCCAACTATAGTGATGGAATGTGTGACGTCACAGTGAACTGTTCAGTTACAGGTGTGTGGgtgttgtctgtctgtgatgGAGGTCAGTGCACACTGTCACAGCAGTCTCTTTCACACACCAGAGTCAACATCATCATCTCCAATGACAACGGGACGATCCAGTGCACTGGCAAAAATAACTTCAGTGCAGAGACCAACTCACAACGCATGGAGGACATATGTAAGTCTAATTTACTAGCTTCCACCTTCTGTGCATACcattgtacatttgtttatcaaGAACGTTTTAATATCATTGCAGTAATTATAATTATATTACAGTTATATTATTTCCCATAAAAAAACAGAataacaaaatgtgtgtgtgtgtgtgtgtgtgtgtgtgtgtgtgtgtgtgtgtgtgtgtgtgtgtgtgtgtgtgtgtatgtaacctCTCAGGTAAAGGTGAGAAGAAGGGGAGAGCTTCAACATTACCAGTTGGGACCATTATGGGCAGCGTTACTGCTCTTGTCTTCTTTGTTGGTGTGTTATTTGGTGTAGGATACATCATATTAACCAGAAGACGGCAATCCCCTAAAGATCAGCAGCCAATGCAGGTACCCGCTCTGTCAATCATGTTTAACCTCCTAAAGTCGATGTCTATGCCCCCATCAAAACCCGTATGTTTAAGCTAGATATATCTGGGGCGTATTCATTTCGCAGTAGCAAACGCAATGAAACAGGAGGcatctacctgaatttgtccaacagaAACGTTTTCTGTTtggctaatgattacacccctgcgtctcaatccacaaCATCTGCCGAAGTCGGCCTTCCACagctgcggtggaaggtggcagagctacagcagtgtttgtcagagcAGGACACAACCTAAAAATTGGTCCAAAGCGTCCCAaaagtttgggctacacactactATCACCCCTCTGGAAAGATCACTCTcaagaacacgatggtgttcttcggattgCTCTAAGACCCCAACAAGCCTCAAAAGACTCATATAAAGGTAACCCAGTAccaattttaaaaaatctatggAAATATTTTTGTGCCCTTAAAAAAGGGGGGTACATTTTTTTTATCTCTCAGATCTGTTTTGCcat
This DNA window, taken from Oncorhynchus tshawytscha isolate Ot180627B linkage group LG10, Otsh_v2.0, whole genome shotgun sequence, encodes the following:
- the LOC112259882 gene encoding uncharacterized protein LOC112259882 isoform X1, with amino-acid sequence MDILGSLLIILLGTITGTRADVHPIDKYGLKGGAVCLTVRENPLQEMAMKWMTDSNVIAVKEKVSPRYKERVDYNSTDHSLCLRKLEQTDTGIYIAYNVEIWKETQMVKYNLMVQEAVSKPVMEVVSLSSNYSDGMCDVTVNCSVTGVWVLSVCDGGQCTLSQQSLSHTRVNIIISNDNGTIQCTGKNNFSAETNSQRMEDICKGEKKGRASTLPVGTIMGSVTALVFFVGVLFGVGYIILTRRRQSPKDQQPMQVVITEVDNTVAAIPGRPELPNTPGSEVTSIYVTAGRPGAVPASALEEHHPVDKGYTLPEESTEPPAEALYSTVQQPAVEERHLVDKVGCPKRLRPGPHSPSDADPTSIYSTASYSPAPHSGQMDKYGNNVNKPDKLPY